The sequence ATGTTTTTGGAGCTATATTTGTATATTGCATGTaaagcatgtgccacagcatagacagcattgtagacattgtagctgtggccagtcatctTCATTTCAAACAAAACCCCTGAAATGCTGTCCAGCTTTTCCTCCCCAGTGCAGGTTTTGTTCTTCTTTTCATCCAGCCCCTTAGACATTTTTAATGAACAGCTGAATGTCTGTTCCCAGAAGTCCTGGATGAAACCATCTCCTTTGGCCCAGGCAGGTCTTATCATCTGAATGAACCTTTGGAATCCTAATGGTTGATTTGAATGAACCGTCAATGATATGGAACCATGGAAGGTTTGAATATCCCATATCTTCTGAACAGAGAGTGATGCAAAATCCCAGTGGGATGTAATAACCCACACTTTCCCCAGAGGTGGCCATGCCAAGAAGGGTGCTAGAAACAACAACGTTCTCACAACCTGAAAGGATGGAGGTTCTCCATATACAAAAAACACATTGGCTTTTCTTTGAATGACCATTGCATAGCTTTGCCACTGCTGTATAAGCAACTCTATCAACTCATCCACATAATTCCATTTTGGTAGTCTTACTATGAAGTCATAACAAATGCCATTTTGGGAAAGCATTGGTACAACTGTCTGCAAAAACCTATCCCCTCTGTCATCATCCACAGCCAAGAGCCCAATCCATGTCCATTTGAAATGCTGAAGTAACTTCACGACTCCCATTTGCTGGTGGACTTCATTTGGGACCATCTGGTACAAAAATGGGAATTGCATTTTGGATCCTTGTGGTGGTAAAAATGATCCATAAGTGagctgaaataataattaaaaaatcaaatgAATCATAAGGAGATGGATTATGTTGGCATTCTAGAGATTCAAAGGCTTTTGTAGGCCATTTAACCCAGTGTTCCCAGATAATTCAGGGAATCCAGTTTTAGAGCATTCTGATCTGTTGATGAGTACTCTTTGActaacctttttaaaaacaagttatTTACCACTTAATATTGTTTAGCTCATATTTAACCACTCTGTTAACCAAAATATCATGGGAACTTTTTAACTTGCTAGGCAGAAATCAATATGGTATGCAAAAGTTCTGAAATCTGCATACACATAGCTTACCTGTGGTGTCTTTtgaattgctgaaacaatggcCACATTAGCAGAGATTTCAGATATACTTCCTCCAATGAGAGCTATTAGATTCTTGTTGTTGTGACCTTTGAAATTGGGGACAAATCTATGTTGTGCAGAAAACAGATTGAGGGTGGCCTTATAGGTCATCCTTGCAGTGTAGTAGCTATTGAGGATGTGGAATCCCAGAGAGATATTTGGCAAGATtttgggattctcattgatctctttGACAGCAAATGCTAATGCCAGGATCTGCTGGTAGTTCTTTGGCACTGAGCTATAAAAAGCGTTGCAGCTGTTTAGTAATACAACAGCAACAGAAATAACAATCGCAAAATGCTTTTGAACTCTTCATAATTCATCTAAGTCATAATTCATCTAAATGCTTTTAAGATAGCTTAATAAGTGAAGTGGAAAAAGGTAAGACATCAAAAATAGGTATTTCCCCCATGAATTGTAAAGCAAAATGTCAGAATGTGTTAGGATTATTCTGGTGCttaatcagctgtttcctttagTTACTAGTGTCACTCCCTCTGCCTACAATCGGTCTGTGGGACCTATGTCTGTCATATcttgctcccatcatccctgacatgtAACTAGGATGCTTGTAGCTGATGGGCGTTCAACAACATCcaaaaagccacaggttccccactctccAGTGTCCTCTCCAGtgatgttcatatttttttcaatcaCTACATTCCTACCATTCAGAATCCCTTTAACCACAGAtccaacaaaggaagaaataTACAGTAAGGTAAAATCAGTTACACCCAGAATCATTCATGTTCTTGCCTATTTCTGTGATTCCCACATGACTAAAGGAATCATGTTTGACTCAGGGTACCTCTGAAGTGCACTTCAAATTTCAGCACTTGTCCCTTTGTGAGATGGGAACAagctgagaaactgaaatggtgaAAATTACAGGAGAAATTAAACATGGCAATActtataaaatataatataaaaaggaAGAAGATTGGGAATGCATGTGAGAGCTTGCAGATGAAGGGAAATAATGAAAGGAAACAAATTGTGGAAAGAACAGAAATGGTTGTCAAACTAACTAAACAAGGACATAATCTTCCATATCCTATAGAAATTCAAAAGGTCCAGTCATTTCAAGCGTGCTGGTGGTGGAAAACATACTAGTCATTTGTGCTTATCAGTATAATTTAGAAGGCAACATGTTTAGCTATACCTGTCCGACTGTCTTAGCTATCTTCATAGTTATATGGTTAATGTCCAGATGTATCTGCGACTGAATTTTTAGCACACTAAAAAGGAAGGCTGATTCTTAAGTCTGGTGTTTCATAACCATGTGTTCTCAGCGACTTATGTCTGAACATATTAcagaatgagaaacagagaaacgaCTTACATAGGTTCATTGATCAAGATTTGTGCAGGCTGTTCAGTGAAAAGGAGGTCATCATAGAGAAAGATAACTTGAGAAACAATCCCACCAATGATAAGGTCTCCTGGCTGGTAAAATTCATGAGGAATAGGGAGAGGATCATCATATATGCTGCAGTTAATAGAATGTGTCTTGCATACAGAATGACATAACAGTACAAGCAGCAACACAACCACTAGCATGATTCTGATGACAAAATGTCCTTGCCCAACATAGATTCCCATACTTCCCACTATAGCAGTATATGTGGGTATTCCCAACTTTGCTACAGCCTTTCTTGAATGGCGGATGATACTGTGGCTACCGTGGTTTTCAGCTTGGTGTGTAACAAAAACTGTGCACTTGTTCTTATTGTTAATAATAACACCTTGTCCATCAGTATCCCTAAACAGTGAATTATCTTTATCTTCTTGCTTTAAAGGTGAGTGAGAACAGTAAGCTTCCCACTCCCAACAGTAAGCTTTTGAAATCCGTATGTATATAGCTCTTCAGCTATAGGTAACaatggttttgctttgtttgcaaaggaaaccccccccccaaatattttcaaTCAATCTTTAAATTATgtaaattagatttttaaaagcagttatgATAAAATAGACAAGATACTGGCCAATAAGAAGAATGCTATGAAGCATTGTACATGGGTGTTCGTGAGTGAATTAAAACCAGCTTAATGAGGTCCTAATTTTCGTGGTAAGACACTGGAAAGTGCAATGTCAAGTGGCAAGCGGAAAGGATCAAGTAAAATGGATATTCATAGTATGATCTGAGGAATGAAAAAATAGATGGATTCAGGAGGTGGAAGCATATCCTAATATATAAACTGGGAATGTTCAAAGGAAAAAGTGACACAGCTCAGCCTACTCCAAGATTTAGTTTGGATGAAGGTTTTATAACCATGCCCCCCCTGCTGATTGTTGATCATGTTAATGGACTCCAGATGTCCATAGTGAAAGAGGATGGAAAACTGTAATTTTGGCATAGTTGGGATAATTATTACTTCCCTACTTGTCCTTTGCAGTTGGATGATGCATGACAAAATTGCCAGGAGTCCCCCCGCCTTTAAATCATACAACTATTATTTTTCTTTGGGAAATAAAATAGAAAGTGACACAAGGCTGAGTTAGCCCAGGCTGCTTCTGTCCAGAGCAAGAGTTAAATTCAACCACACCTCACCCATATTTGATACAGAAGAGAATTAGAGATAGTCTCTCAGGATTCCACTAAGAACAGGCACTGCTGTATACTAATGAAGCTTGGCTGTCACAGAGCCCAGAGTGGCCTAGACCCTCTAACTACAgtcagtatcatcatcatcatcatcatcatcatcatcaataacaacaacaatatcaaaaCCAAGAAAGAGGTTCTTCTTTCCATGCTACCCTCCTACAATGATTAACAATGCACTGTCGAGAGTAACAATACATACACATTACCACACTATTGAGAATAAGATGGAAGCCCAGATTTAAATTCAGTCATAGCCTGGGGAAGTTGAAGCTTTATGGTAGGTGCATCTCTTTTCTGCAGATCACGTCCCATTGTATATTTCACAATACTTTGTTATTATAAATGAATTAATTTGATTTGCAGATTATATAATTGCAACATATGCTAACATGTTTATTTTTGCTTTCGTTGTGTTGTAGTTATGCATTTTTCTTATTATAagtcaccttgagcatggttcgaactgtggaaaggtggcatacaatttttttttgtatgtagGTATGTAACAAAATTACTCAAAAGGGAGGTAGATGGGGAGCCAGATGCCATCCATGGGGCCTCCTTGGCTTTCTAAGCACTGTCCACTTGACCTCCTGGTATCACTCACTTCACCTCCCAGGTGCCCCACCAGGTCTAGGTTCCACCAGCCTCCACTAATACAAATCAGTTTCACATACGTTTCACAAATGGGGTCAGCCTCAGAGACATTTTCATTTTGAAAGTAACTCATCCAACTAACTGACTTCAATTAATAATTCAGTACATGTGTAGTAAATGACTTTACTGTGACTGTGACTTTATTGTTTGTAACTGATGTTTGTGAAACCAGGGATTTATGTATTTAGGATAAACTTAAATTTTTATGGTTTTATGGCTGGATGCATGGTTGGTTTAAGAAGAGGAGGCCTGCGTAACAGAATGCAGGTCTGGCCTCTGTCACTGCCCTCATGATTTGAGATACCTTTCATTCCCAATTTATTCCCATCATGAATTGAGCTATATAAGGATGAGGAAAAACATTACAAGAAGAATCAGCTGTGGGTCCTGTTTCAATCTCTCTGGAATTGCATATGTAGATAATTTGTGCACAGAATCAAGATGGGGTCACTATAGGTAATCTGAGCTCAATGATTTGAGCAGGGATGTCTGCATAGGCAAGTATTCCTGCTCTAAAATTTCTAAATTAAAATGTTCTACATGCAGAATGAAAAGCAGTGGCAAGGGACAGGGGACTGACACAGTGGACCTGTGCCATTTTGAGAGGAACTGATTGATTGATGAAAGCCTATCCTGGCTTGCATTTCTCACCTTCAGGATAGGGAAGCGGAAAATGACAGCAGAATCAAGAAGGGCAACCTATTAGTGTGGGCTGTGCCTGGTACAAGCCTACCAACAAGAACAGAGATTTTTGCCTCAGCAAGTACACATACTCAAATTCTCACAAGATCTGTAGCATCAGCATTTCCATATATGCACAATGAAGAGGTGGGCACattctttcattttgcttttcttaTTAGCTGCTCCTTGTTGTTCAGCTCTGGCCTCAGCATAATGATGTAGCACTTAGGAACAAAGATACAAACCAGTAAGCCAGCACTGGAGCATAAGATGGAGAaggtctccacagccaccatgtattttcctttggtaCTTAGGTAAGTCGGAACAAAtgataaccaaacactgcaaaagaccaacatgctgaaagtgatgaatttTGCTTCATTGAAACTATCTGGCAAcctcctggctaggaaagccacaaagaagctgacaatggccagtGAGCTCATATAGcccaagacacagtaaaacatggtaaCTGAACCCTCATTACATTCCCATACAATTTTGCCATTTATTGAGTGCATGTCCCTATCTGGGAACGGAGGGGAAGTACTTAACCAAAGAGTACAAATGCCTGTTTGAATGGAGGAGCAAGATAGGACAATAGAATTTGCCAGTCCTTTCCCCACCCATCttctcatcctggatcctggtttcgTTGCCATGAATGCTAGAACCACTGTTATGGTTTTGGCCAAAATGCTGGAAAGGGCcacagagaagatgatgccaaaggcGGATTGTCGGAGAAGGCAGATGACCTTTCTAGGTTGtccaatgaagaggaaggagcagaggaagcaaaggaggagggagatgaggagggtGTAGGTGAGggtccggttgttggctttgactatgggagtgtcctTGTGCTTCACAAAAGTTCCAAATACTAAAGTAGTgattaaagagaaagaaatggcaaAGAGCGATAAAATGAACCCCAAAGTTTCTTTGTAAGAGAGGTAGCTTGGCACCCTGGGGAGGCACTGAGTTTGGTCCTTGTTTGCATACTTATCATCAGGACAATTCACACAAGCATCCATATCTGAAAAAGAGGAAGAACTATTTAGATATTTCAATATATTGACAAACATCCATCAAATGGAATCCATAGTAGCAGCCAATGAAAGAGTCTCTTTTCCGCATTCTTGACGTTTTTTAACTTGAGCTGGTGGACTACAGTGATTGAGTGATTTTATGTAGACTAGGAAATCTCTCATTAAATAATAGTTTGTGCTTTCTACATAGatagtaattttattatgtgGTGAATAATATATTTCAAgctgtttccattttatttttgaagAACTTTAGTTTGAATGTACATAAAGCAGCTCCAAGCATACTTGCATGACATGGATTATTTAGATGAATTACAGTCTTGGTTCAGGCCTGTCTTAAAACAGTTATTTttgttaaacaaaataaataaaaataacactgCCATCTTGCTGAAGCTGCAGAAGTCCATATGTCAATAGTTATTGGAATGTAGACCACTTGCAAGTCCCATTAGCCTTAAACACTCAAACAGAAAACTCTGGACTCTTCTTGCCACATTTGCCTAGAGATACAGTTCTTGCCTAATGCAAAATTCTCTTTGCAAAATGGAAATCATTACACTAGCTTTAAACTTCAATGCATACAAACATTACATTTCATGTATATTAATCTTATGTCTTCAACATTATGTCCCCTACCCTTCTTGTCAGAGATCATCCCTTCTGGACacggagcacaatcatagcagcaaaatttctctccctccttttttttccGGCTGTAGCCTGGATAGCAGttgtcattgcacacagaaagaGGCAACACCTTCATGAAATCATAAAAGAGAGACTAGCCATGAGAAAATAAGAGCATGTTTTGACAAGAACGATGCTGTGAAACTTCTCCTAAACCAAGGCAAGAtctgccaggaagaggagcatAGGAAGAATCAGATCTTGGGCTCAGGTGGTGTTATGACCCCAGTCCCTGCTCAGCCACATATACAAGTAACTTTCTCAGCCAAGGTTCAGTGAGCTGCAACTGACTGAGCCAATCTATATGTAAGTCCCTCCAAAGGAGCATTTTGGGAGGTGTGGTGGGGGGCAAGACCAGATAGGCAGAACTTAGGCTGGATCTTAAATTCATTCATTTTGGTCATATGACCTGGCAATCAGCacagaacactattttaaagtcTTCTTTCCCCTTTGCTGGGCTtagagcagaccctccaagtgtccctgttttccaggacacccctgatttagagaagccatcccggtttctgatttgatcccagaatgtcctgcttttcattaggatgtccctattttcattggagaaatgttggagggtatgacccccaagctgtctatttattttttttaaattatgtttattaaattttcaaaaaaaaagtataaaagaaaaacagaaaagaaaaaaagaaagaaaaaaagaaaagaagaagaaaaaacaacagttgaaaaaatttaccttaattacattccatatccaattttcttgacttccccacacctgcccttcttgtattccaattccaatttttagctcagcaatttttatcccccccactttaccttatttcctctaattcaatttacttaatcaattttaacttctaaacctcaatctttatatttcaaaacttattcttaaaatacttttcctaaattcccccatcaatttaattaacctattttaacttaaaaatctcagtctttatacaccaacacttattcttaacaatcttttgctaaggtcggccccaaatctctccccaaaatccccatttttatgttagtggcaaaaaccaacttaattaaaacagaattatatttttacaccctttggattccctaagccctaccaccccctttcccggtttcgatccccaaccaaagtccatcagtccgtccgaaatcagcctggcgatctcacatccgaggcacttaaccctctctcaatttctctctgccggttttcttgatagtcctttattttaaattccgaatctcgaagaggctctgttccaataaggtccatatttcttccagccacacctccatatttaacaatggagccaaaatcttgtttcttacttctcataagtccaaatgtcccaaaggctccaaattctacattggccatatttatattccatatgtcttcagatccccataagaggagatctctccaatttccattcttcacttccaaccaagctttcatcgtcatgttcttattttccattatttccaacttaacaggcctctggctctctttagtctgCAACatcacagcgcctccttctttctcatgttcctgtTTAAACGGCACCTCAAATGACACAGATTCTTTCTCCTGCTTGGCTGTAAGAATTTTTGGATCAGccacaacacttccctgttcatctgcaggagcttgaatcatatcctttccaggttcagcaatcttatttactgttcccttcattgttattacattcatagtcaaaacatttgtctgctcctgtagttttcccaagagacggaaggtcttttccagttcagccagtatttttccacttacagccatttttgtaatgtcctgaaccccctctagagggattctagttacttaatgacaaattaaccttttcttctttatttttaacaatttgttaccaaatcgtatcaaatgtaaccagcaaagacagcaaagacacagttctcctccccccccaactttgacagctagtttgacagctgtcaaaatctataaacctcttccgcaggctctctccccgatcgctcccgggttttgggggaggggtgaattccgttctcaatgttagctcttatcctccagcacagtcacttaaattggcccaatataaagttaattgctcttttccacaaaaagaaaggcattctcacaaccttagtaataaaatccttgctttacgatgtttacaaggcgggtaggctgacttccttttaaacaccttgcccgatcttgccgaattcccagaaataaatttcccttttaagtccaattaccgtgttactcacgggtcgttacttttgatccaaatcttcaaaagaagaagttagcgctctccgtccatggcatgcggcttcactcagcaggggaagcagtcgaactctcagcaccacgccactcccgtcccccgttccgaagcctttaaaaaggcttctttgcgggtcgggggggcgcaaatggtgcccaccgagtcaccaggtccacaggcttcagcgcctgtggtttctaagggtccccgcgtcgccgccgcggcaggacccgacccctgttgagcagattccctccggagctcggagggaatccgccattagacgatggcgccaacccggaagttcaTCGACCCCCCCCAAGCtgtctaaaggcaatcctgtatagggaagttttcttaatgtttaatgttttcctattattttatatatgttgaaagctgctcagagtggctggggcaacccagtaagatgtgtggcgtATGAACAGtaaaattatggaatgggacgtccctattttcattggatacatgttggagggtatgcacagagcagcagcagcagcagacctgCTTTAAATCAGGACATGAATCTGGGATatataaaatacagtttaaaatacacCAGTgtgctttatgccagcttctttTATATGCAATTGCTCCCTAAGTTGATATGCGACCTTCAGGAATCTTTAAAGCTTGCCAGAAGGTTTTCTTTGTTTTACTTATATATTTCTGTATTTGCCAGTCCTCACCAGCACTCTTGGCTGCTCTATTTTAGGCCACCTATAGTTTCCACACTGTCTTTAAATGTAGTCCTCCTGCAAATAATCCATTGCAGTGATACAAGTAGGATGTTACCAGAACATGAATGTGTTGCAAGGCTATCTCTGTCCATACAGGGTTATATTTAGTTAATAAAAGATGGGCTGTGCCACTGTGTGCACCTATGCCTGAAGTGAAAAGGTGGGATCAAAGAACACCCCCAAATTATGAATGTGCTCTTCTAGGAGGCGTGCAACCTTGTCC comes from Podarcis raffonei isolate rPodRaf1 chromosome 13, rPodRaf1.pri, whole genome shotgun sequence and encodes:
- the LOC128398782 gene encoding vomeronasal type-2 receptor 26-like: MGIYVGQGHFVIRIMLVVVLLLVLLCHSVCKTHSINCSIYDDPLPIPHEFYQPGDLIIGGIVSQVIFLYDDLLFTEQPAQILINEPICNAFYSSVPKNYQQILALAFAVKEINENPKILPNISLGFHILNSYYTARMTYKATLNLFSAQHRFVPNFKGHNNKNLIALIGGSISEISANVAIVSAIQKTPQLTYGSFLPPQGSKMQFPFLYQMVPNEVHQQMGVVKLLQHFKWTWIGLLAVDDDRGDRFLQTVVPMLSQNGICYDFIVRLPKWNYVDELIELLIQQWQSYAMVIQRKANVFFVYGEPPSFQVVRTLLFLAPFLAWPPLGKVWVITSHWDFASLSVQKIWDIQTFHGSISLTVHSNQPLGFQRFIQMIRPAWAKGDGFIQDFWEQTFSCSLKMSKGLDEKKNKTCTGEEKLDSISGVLFEMKMTGHSYNVYNAVYAVAHALHAIYKYSSKNIRMIKGDRLAVQDVQPWLVHHFLRSIIFNNSAGDSVCFDENGELVVGFDVTNWVVFPNGSITRVKVGRLEPQAPPDKMLTINDDQIVWHQSFNQVLPLSVCNDYCYPGYSRKKKEGQKFCCYDCALCPEGMVSGQKDMDACVNCPEDQYHNKDQTQCIPKVLSYLSYKDELGIVLAILNISFSFITITILQTFMKHKDTPIVRANNWTLTYTLLISLLLCFLCSLLFIGKPGKVACFLRQIIFGMVFTVALSTILAKTITVVLAFMATKPGSKTRKWVGKGLTNSIVLSCTFIQTNICTIWLSIYPPFPDVDMHSLKWEIILECNEGSATMFYCVLSYLGFLAIVTFIVAFLARKLPDSFNEAKFITFSMLVFCSVWLSFVPTYLSTKGKYMVAVEIFSILSSSAGLLACIFFPKCYIIVLRPELNSRERIMQRKV